The Platichthys flesus chromosome 10, fPlaFle2.1, whole genome shotgun sequence genome includes a window with the following:
- the sptssa gene encoding serine palmitoyltransferase small subunit A, translating into MTLGDCWKQLNWFYYQYLLVTALYMLEPWERTVFNSLLVSVAGMAVYTGYVFMPQHIMAILHYFEVVQ; encoded by the exons ATGACGCTGGGAGACTGTTGGAAACAACTGAACTGGTTTTATTACCAGTACCTGCTGGTGACCGCCCTCTACATGCTGGAGCCCTGGGAGCGGACGGTGTTCA ACTCCCTGCTCGTCTCCGTGGCCGGCATGGCCGTCTACACCGGCTACGTCTTCATGCCTCAGCACATCATGGCCATCCTGCACTACTTCGAGGTCGTCCAGTGA